Within the Rosa rugosa chromosome 2, drRosRugo1.1, whole genome shotgun sequence genome, the region AAAGATAGGATTTTTGAATTCACCTGAACCCAGTTCCTTTATGTATGAGCAGCTATTGAGTTGCGCAAACCCGTtatgaaatcaatcaaaaagaaaacaactttACTTTCCAGAGTAATCGATAATagcgaaaaataaaaaagagaaagaaggaaacgaagaagatgatggagacTCACTTTGTGTTGGTGCGAAAATGGTGAGAGTGAAGGAACAAGGCAAAGTGGTCTGGAGGCGAATGAGAAACAATATTTGTGGGCTAACTTCTGTCTCACACGCTGGAAGAAAAGCCCGACCCGGAAAATTTACccacttttttattttcattttttattttttaatcaaagaacacatacaaaATCAAATTACGAAATATTTTGGTGGAGGGAAATGTCTTTTTTGACGGCTATTATTATACTAAATGTGAGCGAGCTAATGAAAAGTTTTTTTAGTCAATAAATTTTTTGCTTATAAATTAAAACTTTAGGGCCTCAAGGGCACAAATCCCTTATTTATTGTTTTGCTTGGAATTCTAATATTATTTCACTTATTAGTCCGACATTTGACATATTTATGCTCCTTAAAGTTGTAGTTTTTTCTAAATTATCATTATACTTATTGAATTAAAACTCGCAACTCAAGTGTAATTAAGTAACAATGAATTTTCAAAACTTATGATTCTCTCTCTAACTCTCGCAAGAGAGGTAGCTTGGCGGCGGCTAGGTTTTCCTGGTGACGGCTCTGTACTCTCACCCAAGAAGGGAGTCTCTTCACCTCCCTCTCGGTTGTTCCTTGGTAACGGCGGGCGTGCTCGACGATGCCTGTATTCTGTAGGCTTCGGCCTTATTTTCTTTGCTGCGTTCGTGGTTTGCTTTCGCGGCAATGGTGGTGTGGCTGATAAGGAGGTGATCTGGGGTCATCCTGATGGGTCTCAATGGATGGTTTTTGCAAAGGTCACCGCTAGTGATTGGGTTGCTGCTTGGATGACAGATCCAGATCAGAGTGCTCTGGGGATGCTGGAGGCAAGGTCTGGCATTGGTGTATGCTCAGATTGCGGCGAAGAACGTTGGCAGAATTGGGGTGATCTCGGACTTATGGGGATCTGCTCGTCGTCGGAGATGTTTCGCCAAGAATCGGGTCCGCGAGCTACCAGTGGTGGTGGATGCACGGGCGTGGGTCTCTGGCGAGTGGTGCATGGTGGCGGTGGCAGGGTTGTCTTCTCACTTGGTGTTTGTCCTAGGTGGGTTGCCAGGGACTGGTATTGGGATGTCCTCATCTCAGGTGACGGAATCTGGAGAACAGTGGTGAAGGTTTTCCAAAGCGGTGGTTGCGCAGTCGGTGTCCTCCGGCGGGTGTTTGGTGGCGGCGGCAGGGCTGCTTGCTCACTTAGGGTTTGTCCTAGGTGGTTGGGTTGGGCCTGGAATGTGACTGTTAGGGTGCCAATTTGGGCCCTGGTAGTTACCCtagttttatttgttattttaattttgatcctTTATCTTTTTGTTCTAAAAGATAATGGgtctttttgtttcttgctttGAGTGGGAAAGATCACAAAGAAAAGAGATACCCGTTGAGCCCCTATATTGGAGGCGTTATTTTTTATTCCTCGGGcttctacttttctttgtttgggcttaatcctagaaggtgggtgtgctaggagaTTACTAGTGTAGTTTACTCTGTTTAGGGGTGACTTTGTAGTAATTTCTACGAAACGGTTCTTTCTGTCGCCCCCATAGAGGGggatcgtttttgtactgcttgctgagctGCATAATGGATGACTTTTACCCGCAAAAAAAAGTAACAATGAGTTCATAATGCCAAAAGACGCAAGATAGAATTGCATAGGGAAACCATTCCTATAGAGATATAAGCAAGTACTAACAAGAAAAGCATGAAAATTTTTGTGGCAGAAACATGAAAAAATCCATTTCTCACATGATGTCGGTGAGATTTGAGTTTGTGACCTACACAGTGAATAACAAACAAGTCACAACTCAACAACAACATGAGATTCATTTTAttctaaataataatattaattaattaattaacaggtttaggatttttttttttttataaagggACAGCCGGAcaggtttagggtttatgaaTCCGACCAATTACTATTTGGGAAAACCGGGTTTGCCCCATACCCGGTAGCAACCTTAGAAGACGGTTACCAAAAAATCCATTAATACTCATCTCCGAGCTCAAAAAAGTGATGCAGCATTTTCCAGCCCGCCTGATAAAGTCTCTGTCTACTTCTACTTCCTTACCATGCACCACCACTACCCTTCAAGAACTTGCTTCTGCTCACCCcaaaggtatatatatatatcatgtgTCTTTCTCTATTTCTGTTAAGCTTCTTTCCAGAAGGGTAGTTTTACTTTGATGTGAATCACTGAAAGTTTGAACCTTTTTGCTTATTGGGTCTGTGTCAGATTGCTTTCTTACTAGAACAGAACTGCAATTTAGAACAGGGTCATGGGCAATGAGGAATAAGTACGGAAGAAAaaagtttctgtttttttgttGCTTTTATGAAACCCAACACTGTATGCCTGTGCTGTTTCTGTGGTTTTGATAATGTGGTTTCTGTACCAATTCAATTTGGCAATGTGTCAAAGTGCTTGGCTTTTGAATTTATTTCGAGCCAGACTCCAGACCCAATTGTTCAAATAAGGTGAAATTTGTTTCTTACATAGGTTGCTTGATAAGGAAATTTGGATATCTTTTGCAGCTAGAAGGTATTCCTGTGATCAATTGCAGGTGGTTTCGGTGACTGGTTGAATACAAGAAATGGTATTCAATATCATTTTTATTGGATGATTGTGCAAGgtttacttttttcttctttttggtgGATGTGGGAAAATGCTGGGACATCTCATAAAATGTGGATGGTTGGATTAGTTTCATatcttttattattttcctttacAAGTTCAGACTAGCTACAGAGAATATTCGGCAAAAGATAATGAACAGCGCAAAAATGACGATAAGTTGAAAGATGACAGTTCTACCACGTACCTCCTATAGATGATGATGGATGATGATACTTTAATAAGTGTGGAGGCTGATAACTAGGCCCAGGTTTATTTTGAAAATATGTGATCTATGTTATTTTGGGAACAATATATTTTGCTTATTCTAATCTAGAGACAGTCTTTTCATGTAACTCAATAAGAAGTTGACATAGGATTTTCTAATGGCTTTAACAATATAAGTCAcccagagtttttttttttgggtacatatttctgttttctttgttgagAAACTTGTTTCATGTTTGTGGATGATTTCGTTAGTGTTGTTCTTCctaacttttctttttctcgtttTAAATTTGATATCCATCCTCCTACTTGCTGCATCAGCAAGAAATAACTAAATTTCAAAGTTTCCATGTTTACTTAGAGTAATCAATTCCATCTGCAAGAGGAAGAGATCTACTTATTGTTCTCTTGAGCTTTACTTTGATGCTTGAAatgcctttttttctttttcctttttattcaaaatttgttGAACTTCATTGCGATGATCCGGCTTGGCAGGTGTTGCGAGGGTTGTACTCAAGAAGGGGAAGACACAACTATTCAAGGATGGAAGTCCAATGGTTTATAGTGGAGCAGTTGATAGAATAATTGGGAGACCGCCACCAAGAACTGGAGATGTTGTGCTAGTAGCTGATGGAGCAGAAAAGCCAATAGGGTGGGGCATGTATAATTCAGTCTCCATGTTCTGTGTCCGGCTTATGCAGCTGGATGAGGAAGCAATAAGGTAATATTTATATATGCAGTTTGAAATTATCACATTTGCAGTTGCTAATCTTTCTGAAACAGGGATTGTTCATGTGCATTGAATATGGAGAAACTGCTTGAGACAAGAATTAATGAAGCTATAGAGCTACGTAAGAGTTTGGGGCTTCCATCAGCTAGTACAAATGCATTTCGTCTTGTCAATAGTGAAGGAGACAGGTATTCAACTTTGAGATATCTACTCAGAATTCGATTAGTGTTCTCTTTACTTCGCATAGCATCTCTTGTATCTGTAAAATCAATTGCTATTTAAGTTCAGTGTGAGATGACCATTCTCTTGTCTTTTGTTAGAAAATCCATGTGCATATCTATTTTCAACATTCTTGATTTTCTTatctttttaatatatatatatatatatatatatatatatatacagacttGTTATGGAGATACTAGTTCACTAACTGTCAATTGTTATCAATTCTTTTGCCACAGATTATCAGGCCTAATAATTGACATATTTGGAGATGTAGCAGTAATAGCATCATCTGCCGCTTGGGTTGAGAAGTACAAAGCAGAAATAGAGGCTTGTGTTGGTAGAATCAATGAAATTAATCACATCAACTGGAGACCGTCTGTGGAAATTTTAAAAGAAGAAGGATTGGATGTGTCAAATTTGAAGGAAATGGATCCATCTATTTGCCCTCAGAGAACAAAGGTAGGATATCTCCATATTCTAATCAAAAAGTGGTTTGACCAAACCCCCCGCACACCGCAAACAACCAGAAACTGGTATAGGATTTTGAAATTCCTTTATACTTTTGCTTTGGTGCTTTATGGGATCTGTTGCGTGTGAGTATTCTGATCTTGCATTATTTAGGTTATGGAAAACGGGATTTTTTATGCCATTTCACTTGAAGGGCAGAAGACAGGGTTCTATGCTGATCAGCGTGAAAACCGCAAATTCATATCAACAATTTCAGACAATCAGAAAGTTCTTGATATCTGCTGCTATAGTGGTGGTTTTGCGCTAAATGCTGCACGAGGTGGTGCTGTGAATGTCACAGGTATAAAATTTTGTTGAAAGTTTTTGGTTTCAATCCTTACTGTATTGGCATTGGTTATTGACTTCTGTCCCAATTTAGTTGTTTGGTCCTCCTTTGCTTGGTAATGACTATTAAGGCTTAGAAGCCTAACTGTGCAATTTCATTTAACAATTCCATGCTCGGGGATAAAGAATTGTCATTATGACTTCATGGAGTCATAACTTTatagcagtgacatagtcaTATTGTGAGGTAAAAGCCTCCTCTCTCTTGAAGAGAATGGTTGGCCTAAGACACAAGTAAACTTTTGTTCTTTTAAGAAGATTAAATGAAACTGTTTGGTTCTTTGGTCCCAAAAGAGATCTAGAACTCAATAAATTCATCGGAACAAGACATCTTAAGATATCATCTTCAATGCTAATTTaggtttcttttttttattgtaaTGTTTTTCATCAGGTGTTGACTCATCCTTGGGTGCTATCGAACTAGCTAAAGAAAATATTGCTCTTAACAACATGGATCCAGGAATAATATCATTTGTGAAAGAAGATGCAAGTGAGTTTATGAAGGGTGCTCTTTCTAGGAATGAATCATTTGATATTGTCATCTTAGATCCTCCTAAACTAGCACCACGAAAGAAGGTACCAATCTTTTGTTCCTTCTCTAATCAAAACTTTTTTCCATCATAGCATGTATTCAAGTTGCATTCATTCATACAGGCAGACTTCAAATTTGTTTGTGCATGTGGATCTTGcactttttctttcaaaaatgaTATATTGCACACACTGTACCATGTTTGGTGTCTGAGTACACCAATAATTTCACTCAATTTATTGCTAGCTTCCTCTGCATGTTTATTTGTGTTATTTTTGTGCTTTAATGCCCACTTATTGGTCATTATCAAATCCAGGTTTTACAAAATGCATCAggcatgtatagaaatttaaaTTCATTAGCAATGCAATTGACAAGGAGAGGTGGCCTTCTCATGACTTGTTCGTGTTCAGGAGCGATGACCCAAAGTGGGACGTTCTTGCGCATTCTTCAGGCAAGTTTTATTTTTCTGCAGCTAGCACCATCATCATGCCTTCactttcatcttcttcttagATTGTGTTATAACTTGAGAATCTCCTGTTAAGTTAAGACTACTAAATTTCGAGTTGTTATAAGATTCTGGATTTTGTTATAACAGAATGTGAATCAATTTTGTGCTTTGTCCACAATGAAATTTGGTTACTTTAGGCAAAACTAGTGTGCAGGAAGgtggttggtttttttttttttttttccctacgAGTGTGTGGGGAGGTATTAAAAAATAGTGGGAGTTTCCACCCTCCACAGTTCCTctacatttattttttttgtttttttttttttgtgttaatTGACTTTTTTATTCCTAGATGATTATTTCTGATTCAAAGTATTTTAATACgagtaaattggtaaaaaaaaatcagttatggagagcaaactctcttctcttaatagtATAGATGATCTCTGCTGCTAATCTGCTATTCAATCAAATTGTTAGTTAAGCTTTGGAAAATGAGCTACCGGTACTGCCAAGCATCCCTCACcaacataataataataatttttttttttttttatcagagtGCAGCATCAGCAGCAGGTAGAAAAATAACCGTTCTCAGGGATGCTGGAGCAGCATGTGACCATACCATTGACCCATCCTACCCAGAAGGCAAATACCTTTCCAACATTCTCCTGAGGGTGCTTTGAAAATCACGATCTTTACACGGGCAGAAGAAGATCAAATGCCAGTCAATTTTCAACAGAGCTTTAAACAAAGTAATCAATTCGCAGATCAAACTTTAGATGTAATCAACACTATTTCTGAAATTATACAGGAAAGTTCATAATGTTGTCCTCTCAACAATCTGGGGGGGAATAAAGAAAACTCCAAATGACCAAAATGCTTTTAGAAATCATATGTACTGCCCATATTGATGATAACATTAATATACACATAATTAAGTAGGCCATCAGGAAATGCTCAAGGCAAGCCATTGATATGAGCAGTTAAACACGCTTAGTGCCCTCCTGGATTTCTGTTCCATGACAAATAGGAAGGATCTCCAAGTTGCCTGAAAATAAGAGGATCAGTCATTGTTTTAAGGGTCCATATATCACAACCAGAACCAACCCTTACTCAAATTATCTAGGACCCTTGCTGATTAAGTGTCATTATGTGATTATGAATTGAAATGTGGATAAACACATAATTCCGAGATTTGGACAGAAAAGGCAAGCCCTAGGAAGGGTGCACTAGCAATAAAGTGAAAGAGAATATAATTTGAGATCAAAAAGTAACCCACAGCCCATAACCCGCAGAGAAAATGTCTACAAGTTCACTGTCAACAGTAGGGTTGCGCTTGTTGTCATAAGCAATTACCCTATACTCAATATTCCCAGTTGACTCCCCCATTCCCCAAAATTAGAGATTATCAAAAAGAAACAGCAAGACTTGGAACTTGGAAAGCCACAGCTTTCTAATTTGACTAGTCCTATCAACCCCAATTTCGAGCTGTTCAACCAGTTGGCCATGAAGTCATCTAAACACTTCTATTAAGGCTTATCCCATAAAGACAGGTCAGACAAGCATACAAGATATTATGGCACAAACTGACAAGTTCATGCAACGCAATCTGTTGACAACCTTTAATATCCCTAAATAATAAAAGTAGGCAGAGCATATTTGGTTTAGGATTTACCTTGGTTTAACAAGATATACAATTGTGAAAGCCATGGCCAGAAAGAAGCACAACCCGCCAACAGTGAGATAGGCAATGCCAAGGAAGTCATTCCTGCCACCAAGCCAACTAGTGGTAGAAAGTACGAGCTTCTTTTTTCCACTAAAACTGTAGGTGTTGTAATTGTTCTCCAATGTCACATGTATGACATCATTTTGCTGAAGATCCACCTCTAtcttcccatataattttctgAATGTTGGCAATGCAGCAGTTCTCATCCAAACAATAAGGTCCTCCTGCTCACTCAACTGTTAAACAAAACATATCCAACTGGTTAAGCACTTGCCTTCTTGTAAAAGCAGTTTGCTTGATCAACTATTAAaagaatgtgtgtgtgtgtgtgtgtgtgttgattGTCCTTCCATTTGATACCACCAGTCTTTTCCTTATTTTGAAGCGTACAAAAAAACACTTGACTGGAGTTTCAGAGTTTTCAACGATGCAGAAGAGAAATAGTGGAAATCCAAAGTCAACAGTAAAGAAGAGAAGTGCCAAATAACTTACTGGAATGGATTCATTGAGAGACGCACCACCTCTAAGAGCTGAATTCTGAAAGTTCGTAGGAAAGACCTTTTTGCCAAATTTGTGCTCCCTGTCACTCTTCCATGAAATACCCTTCTTGTTCACTGGCAACGGCTCGCTTTGGTTGCGGGAAAAACTATAAGTGTCATTGAACAAACTCCAAGCTATGAGCCCACATGGTACAATAGGCGCACCATTTGCTGTCTTGTCTTCAGGCTTACAATCAGTCACTGTACTTGCAGAGTTTGGATCTTTCAACTGTTTATCGCTTCGGCTCTTAACATACCTGAAATATAGAATGCCACAATCAAACTAGTTTGAATATGCTATGCTGCAGTAGCAGGAAAAATAGGGCACATGAACAACAATCATGAAAGAGaacgaaagagagagagagaccgtacAATCCTAGGTATCTAAAACCCAAATTATTATCACATTTCTAGGattccggaaaaaaaaaatacaaataaaaaaattgcaaCTGGATACCATCAGCTACAGCTTGATGTTGCAACTATCATATCTAACACATTCATGTTGCAACCATCAGAGATTCATTTGCATATATTTCCTAAATTATACACACTAGACTTCTGCAAGCAATATACTTAGAAAGAACAAAA harbors:
- the LOC133728720 gene encoding uncharacterized protein LOC133728720 isoform X1, with translation MQHFPARLIKSLSTSTSLPCTTTTLQELASAHPKGVARVVLKKGKTQLFKDGSPMVYSGAVDRIIGRPPPRTGDVVLVADGAEKPIGWGMYNSVSMFCVRLMQLDEEAIRDCSCALNMEKLLETRINEAIELRKSLGLPSASTNAFRLVNSEGDRLSGLIIDIFGDVAVIASSAAWVEKYKAEIEACVGRINEINHINWRPSVEILKEEGLDVSNLKEMDPSICPQRTKVMENGIFYAISLEGQKTGFYADQRENRKFISTISDNQKVLDICCYSGGFALNAARGGAVNVTGVDSSLGAIELAKENIALNNMDPGIISFVKEDASEFMKGALSRNESFDIVILDPPKLAPRKKVLQNASGMYRNLNSLAMQLTRRGGLLMTCSCSGAMTQSGTFLRILQSAASAAGRKITVLRDAGAACDHTIDPSYPEGKYLSNILLRVL
- the LOC133728720 gene encoding uncharacterized protein LOC133728720 isoform X2, translating into MQHFPARLIKSLSTSTSLPCTTTTLQELASAHPKGVARVVLKKGKTQLFKDGSPMVYSGAVDRIIGRPPPRTGDVVLVADGAEKPIGWGMYNSVSMFCVRLMQLDEEAIRDCSCALNMEKLLETRINEAIELRKSLGLPSASTNAFRLVNSEGDRLSGLIIDIFGDVAVIASSAAWVEKYKAEIEACVGRINEINHINWRPSVEILKEEGLDVSNLKEMDPSICPQRTKVMENGIFYAISLEGQKTGFYADQRENRKFISTISDNQKVLDICCYSGGFALNAARGGAVNVTGVDSSLGAIELAKENIALNNMDPGIISFVKEDASEFMKGALSRNESFDIVILDPPKLAPRKKER
- the LOC133728721 gene encoding ALA-interacting subunit 3-like — encoded protein: MSSNTAPSSSAGAGSADSAATRRSKRPKYSRFTQQELPACKPILTPKWVISAFMLVAIVFIPIGVATLFASRDVVEIVDRYETECIPASSRSDKVKYIQTPGNKPCNRTLTVKKHMKHPIYVYYQLDNFYQNHRRYVKSRSDKQLKDPNSASTVTDCKPEDKTANGAPIVPCGLIAWSLFNDTYSFSRNQSEPLPVNKKGISWKSDREHKFGKKVFPTNFQNSALRGGASLNESIPLSEQEDLIVWMRTAALPTFRKLYGKIEVDLQQNDVIHVTLENNYNTYSFSGKKKLVLSTTSWLGGRNDFLGIAYLTVGGLCFFLAMAFTIVYLVKPRQLGDPSYLSWNRNPGGH